Below is a genomic region from Tepidiforma bonchosmolovskayae.
CAATCCTTCGATGGCACGCAATCCCCGGTCCGGCATCTCACAACCCTCCTGCGCCGGCCGGCGCAACACCGATGGCGACCGCCCCCGGCCCCACGACGGCCCCGATCGCCATCGAAAGCTCGGTCACAATCAGCCGCTCTACCCGGTGCTCCCGTCGGAGCCGGTCGGCGGCCTCCTCCGCGATGCCCGGCGCGACCGCATGAGCCACCACGGCATGGAGCGGCACCCCGCCGGACCGCTGGCCCACCCGGCGCACCGCCTCGGCCAGTGCTTCTTCGTGGCACCCGCCGCGTGCAATCCCGGTCACCCGCGTGCCGATCCTTAGCACCGGGATGTCCTCGTCGAGGTCGCCGAGGCGCTCCTCGACCAGCGCCAGCCGCCCCGATTCCGCGAGCCACCGGGTGCTCTCGGGCACGACAAGCGCATCTGCCAGCGGCTCCAGCTCTTCAGCCAGCCCGAGGAGCGCATCGAGGTCCGCCCCCGCAGCTGCCTGCCCCGCAAGGGTTACGAGCAGCGCGCCGAGGCCGGCATGGCCGACGCCCGGGTTCGAGATCTTGATGCGCGC
It encodes:
- a CDS encoding DegV family protein; the encoded protein is MARVQLVTDSATCLGDEAAAELGIAIARGSFAFEDERAVDDERAWRQAYVRVRGGAPLPRTFGPPETAYLDVFRPAASVGNAVLCLVTPFDVSPSFTTASAAMLTVQDDLPSARIKISNPGVGHAGLGALLVTLAGQAAAGADLDALLGLAEELEPLADALVVPESTRWLAESGRLALVEERLGDLDEDIPVLRIGTRVTGIARGGCHEEALAEAVRRVGQRSGGVPLHAVVAHAVAPGIAEEAADRLRREHRVERLIVTELSMAIGAVVGPGAVAIGVAPAGAGGL